In Pseudomonas glycinae, the DNA window GCGGCCCTGCGCACCGGAATTTCCTTCATCGCCCCCGCCAGCGCGTGACTTGAGCTATACCCAAACTCATCGAGTGCCATAGCAAGACTCAATCATCTGCGGCTTCCTGAACAAGGGAAGGGCGGCTATGATGGGCCACGTTTTTTTGCTTACAACCTGGAGAATTCCATGAGCAGCGATCTGATCAAACACGTTAGCGACGCTAGCTTCGAAGCCGACGTACTCAAGGCCGAAGGCGCTGTCCTGGTCGACTACTGGGCTGAATGGTGCGGCCCTTGCAAAATGATCGCTCCGGTTCTGGACGAGATTGCAGAGACTTACAAAGGCAAGCTGACCGTCGCCAAGCTGAACATCGACGAAAACCAGGAAACCCCTGCCAAGCACGGCGTACGTGGTATTCCGACCCTGATGCTGTTCAAGAACGGCAACGTGGAAGCGACCAAGGTCG includes these proteins:
- the trxA gene encoding thioredoxin TrxA, producing the protein MSSDLIKHVSDASFEADVLKAEGAVLVDYWAEWCGPCKMIAPVLDEIAETYKGKLTVAKLNIDENQETPAKHGVRGIPTLMLFKNGNVEATKVGALSKSQLAAFLDANL